In the Arthrobacter zhaoxinii genome, one interval contains:
- a CDS encoding acetate/propionate family kinase, with protein sequence MLVLVINSGSSSLKYQVRETDTQELLAKGIIDRIGDVVPDHAAALEELSGRLRDELQGRSIDAVGHRVVHGGERFSEPVLVNNEIVRSIERLSPLAPLHNPASAMGIRAVHDKWPKIPQVAVFDTAFHRTLPEHAWRYALPDSLYRRHGIRRYGFHGTSYAYVAPAAARFLGINPGEFNAVIAHLGNGASVAAISGGRSIDTSMGFTPLEGLVMGTRSGDVDPSILIFLARQGYDADALDDLLNRESGLRALAGESDMRGIEEAADHGNEQARLALTVAAYRLAKYIGAYHVAVGGAQAVVFTAGIGENGWKFRQLVVDQLGPLGIRLDTDANLASGKQARRISSADSSIPVLVVPTDEEEAIAEATAAVVAGNKESAATL encoded by the coding sequence ATGCTGGTTCTGGTCATCAATTCCGGTTCGTCGTCGCTGAAGTACCAGGTCCGTGAGACGGACACCCAGGAGCTGCTGGCGAAGGGGATCATCGACCGGATCGGCGACGTGGTCCCCGACCACGCCGCGGCGCTGGAAGAACTCAGCGGCCGGCTGCGGGACGAGCTGCAGGGACGCTCCATCGACGCCGTCGGGCACCGGGTGGTGCACGGCGGCGAGCGCTTCAGCGAACCGGTGCTGGTCAACAACGAGATTGTCCGCTCGATTGAACGGCTCAGCCCGCTGGCCCCCCTGCACAACCCGGCCAGCGCCATGGGTATCCGTGCCGTGCATGACAAATGGCCGAAAATCCCGCAGGTGGCCGTCTTCGACACCGCCTTCCACCGCACCCTGCCCGAACATGCCTGGCGCTATGCCCTGCCGGACAGCCTGTACCGGCGGCACGGCATCCGCCGCTACGGTTTCCACGGCACCAGCTACGCCTACGTCGCCCCCGCGGCGGCGCGTTTCCTGGGCATCAACCCCGGGGAGTTCAACGCCGTGATCGCGCATCTGGGCAACGGCGCCTCGGTGGCGGCCATCAGCGGCGGCAGGAGCATCGACACGTCCATGGGGTTCACGCCCCTTGAGGGGCTGGTGATGGGCACCCGCAGTGGAGACGTTGATCCGTCCATCCTCATTTTCCTGGCCCGGCAGGGGTACGACGCCGATGCCCTCGATGACCTGCTCAACCGGGAGTCGGGGCTGCGGGCCCTGGCCGGCGAGTCGGACATGCGCGGCATCGAGGAGGCAGCCGACCACGGCAACGAGCAGGCCCGGCTGGCTCTGACCGTGGCCGCCTACCGGCTGGCCAAGTACATCGGCGCCTACCACGTGGCCGTAGGCGGTGCGCAGGCAGTGGTCTTCACCGCAGGCATCGGCGAGAACGGGTGGAAGTTCCGCCAGCTGGTGGTGGACCAGCTCGGTCCGCTCGGCATCCGGCTCGACACCGATGCCAACCTGGCATCCGGCAAGCAGGCCCGCCGGATCAGTTCGGCGGATTCCAGCATTCCGGTGCTGGTGGTGCCCACTGATGAGGAGGAAGCCATCGCGGAGGCGACGGCCGCCGTCGTCGCGGGAAACAAGGAATCCGCGGCAACCCTCTGA
- a CDS encoding amino acid permease, which translates to MSLFRTKPIESSLADADEPGRRLKRSLTTWDLMIMGVAVAVGAGIFSVGARAAGQFSGPAVTLSFVLAAITCALAIMCYAEFATAIPVAGSAYVFTYATMGELAAWIIGWNLILELFTAAAVIAKYWGIYLSEVFALIGWDVPATLELGVISLTWGPFLIVAVFTFLLVMGTKLSAQVSNVFTIIKVGVVLFVIVAGFFYVKAENYTPFIPDAVPTATDGTSGVLQQSLFSFLTGAAPAQYGLFGVFAGAAIVFFAFIGFDVVATSAEEVKDPGKTLPRGIFAGLAVVTLLYIGVSLALTGMVPYTALAAAEDPNLATAFALVGNTGAASVIAVGSLIGLTTVIMVLLMGLARVVLAMSRDGLLPRSLSRTSDKHATPARLQIILGVLVAVVAGFTRVDVLEEMINIGTLSAFVVVSLGILVLRKKRPDLRPAFRVPFGPVIPVLSAVLCLYLMTNLAVETWIYFAGWLLIGFLLYFAYGQRHSRLNEKFHDVAAAGAGRDTAV; encoded by the coding sequence GTGAGTCTCTTCCGTACCAAACCCATTGAGAGTTCCCTGGCAGATGCCGACGAGCCGGGCCGCCGCCTAAAGCGCTCCCTCACTACGTGGGACCTGATGATCATGGGTGTTGCGGTAGCCGTAGGCGCGGGTATCTTCTCGGTGGGCGCCCGGGCGGCCGGGCAGTTCTCCGGTCCGGCCGTAACCCTTTCCTTCGTGCTGGCGGCGATCACATGCGCGCTGGCGATCATGTGTTACGCCGAGTTCGCCACGGCCATCCCGGTGGCGGGGTCGGCCTATGTGTTCACCTACGCCACGATGGGCGAGCTGGCGGCCTGGATTATCGGCTGGAACCTCATCCTGGAGCTGTTTACCGCAGCGGCAGTTATCGCGAAGTACTGGGGCATCTACCTCAGCGAGGTCTTTGCACTTATCGGCTGGGACGTGCCGGCAACGCTGGAACTGGGTGTGATTTCGCTGACCTGGGGCCCGTTCCTGATCGTTGCAGTCTTTACCTTCCTGCTGGTCATGGGTACCAAGCTTTCCGCCCAGGTGAGCAACGTTTTCACCATCATCAAGGTGGGCGTGGTGCTCTTCGTGATCGTCGCCGGATTCTTCTACGTCAAGGCGGAGAACTACACGCCGTTTATTCCGGATGCGGTCCCCACTGCCACTGATGGAACCTCGGGGGTCCTGCAGCAGTCCCTGTTCTCCTTCCTGACCGGTGCCGCCCCTGCGCAGTACGGCCTGTTCGGTGTCTTTGCCGGCGCCGCCATCGTGTTCTTCGCCTTCATCGGATTCGACGTGGTGGCCACCTCTGCCGAAGAGGTCAAGGATCCGGGCAAGACGTTGCCGCGCGGCATCTTCGCCGGCCTGGCCGTGGTCACGCTGCTTTACATCGGCGTCTCCCTGGCCCTGACCGGCATGGTTCCGTACACCGCGCTGGCCGCAGCCGAAGATCCCAACCTCGCCACGGCCTTTGCCCTCGTGGGAAATACCGGAGCGGCATCGGTCATCGCCGTCGGATCCCTGATTGGCCTGACCACGGTGATCATGGTGCTGCTGATGGGCCTGGCCCGCGTGGTGCTGGCGATGTCCCGGGACGGCCTGCTGCCCCGATCCCTCTCACGGACCAGCGACAAGCACGCCACGCCGGCCCGGCTGCAGATCATCCTCGGTGTCCTGGTTGCCGTGGTGGCTGGGTTCACGAGGGTGGACGTGCTCGAGGAAATGATCAACATCGGCACTCTTTCCGCCTTCGTGGTGGTCAGCCTGGGCATTCTGGTGCTGCGGAAGAAGCGTCCGGACCTGCGCCCGGCCTTCCGGGTGCCCTTCGGTCCGGTGATCCCCGTCCTTTCCGCAGTGCTGTGCCTGTACCTGATGACCAACCTGGCCGTGGAGACCTGGATCTACTTCGCCGGCTGGCTCCTTATCGGCTTCCTGCTGTACTTCGCCTACGGCCAGCGGCATTCACGCCTGAACGAGAAGTTCCATGATGTGGCCGCCGCCGGTGCTGGCCGGGACACGGCAGTCTAA
- a CDS encoding MFS transporter, whose amino-acid sequence MEIKERIEAAPMKRMQVGIVAICVALNMIDGFDVLVMAFSANSISEYWDLSGAQLGMLLSAALFGMAVGSILVAQVADIIGRQKTILICALVISAGMFASAFAPTYTVLFVLRFITGLAIGTMQASLNVFVSEYSSAKRRSTAISFYSAGQPIGGMLGGIIAGILIAAYSWHAAFIFGGIITLAMIPFILKLLPESLDYLMTRRPAGALDKTNRILARLDQPQITELPLIPTGTALTVGSRWKALFSGRYAATTVFLSIAFMMLMASFYFANSWTPKLVTASGFTAQDGIDAGVLFSLGAIIGSIVFGLIAARFAVKWVLVTFFVLAAGGFGVYAVSTGALPTALLAAALLGFLVNAGIAGMFSIGPVYYSSDVRATAVGFITGMGRVGAIISPIVAGSLIDGGWEPGSLYFLFIVPMLVGGAAIACLRGNDRRKAAGTVLHRDTVPA is encoded by the coding sequence ATGGAAATCAAGGAACGCATCGAGGCGGCACCCATGAAGCGCATGCAGGTCGGCATTGTCGCCATCTGCGTCGCCTTGAACATGATCGACGGCTTCGACGTCCTGGTCATGGCTTTCAGCGCCAATTCGATCAGCGAGTATTGGGACCTCAGCGGCGCCCAGCTGGGCATGCTGCTGTCGGCGGCCCTCTTCGGCATGGCAGTGGGATCCATCCTGGTGGCCCAGGTGGCTGACATCATCGGCCGGCAGAAGACCATCCTGATCTGCGCCCTGGTGATTTCCGCGGGTATGTTCGCCTCCGCTTTTGCACCGACCTATACAGTCCTCTTTGTTCTGCGCTTCATCACCGGGCTGGCCATCGGCACCATGCAGGCAAGCCTCAACGTCTTTGTCTCCGAGTACTCCTCGGCCAAGCGGCGTTCCACCGCAATCAGCTTCTACAGCGCCGGGCAGCCCATCGGCGGCATGCTGGGCGGCATCATTGCGGGCATCCTCATCGCGGCGTACAGCTGGCACGCGGCGTTCATTTTCGGCGGCATCATCACGCTGGCCATGATCCCGTTCATTCTGAAGCTGCTGCCCGAATCCCTGGACTACCTCATGACCCGGCGCCCGGCCGGCGCCCTGGACAAGACCAACCGCATCCTGGCCCGGCTGGACCAGCCGCAGATCACCGAACTGCCCCTCATTCCCACAGGCACGGCACTGACTGTCGGCTCCCGCTGGAAGGCACTGTTCTCCGGCAGGTACGCGGCGACCACCGTCTTCCTGTCCATCGCCTTCATGATGCTGATGGCCAGCTTCTACTTCGCGAACTCCTGGACCCCCAAGCTCGTCACCGCCAGCGGCTTCACGGCACAGGACGGCATCGACGCCGGTGTGCTCTTCAGCCTGGGCGCGATCATCGGTTCCATCGTCTTCGGCCTGATCGCCGCCCGTTTCGCCGTCAAGTGGGTCCTGGTGACGTTCTTCGTCCTAGCCGCCGGCGGATTCGGTGTGTACGCGGTCTCCACCGGCGCGCTGCCCACGGCCCTGTTGGCGGCTGCCCTGCTGGGCTTCCTGGTGAACGCAGGCATCGCCGGCATGTTCTCCATCGGCCCCGTCTATTACTCCTCGGACGTCCGCGCCACGGCGGTCGGGTTCATCACCGGCATGGGCCGGGTGGGTGCCATCATCTCCCCGATCGTGGCCGGCTCGCTGATCGACGGCGGCTGGGAACCGGGCAGCCTCTACTTCCTGTTCATCGTCCCGATGCTCGTGGGCGGCGCAGCAATTGCCTGCCTGCGCGGCAACGACCGCCGGAAGGCAGCCGGAACGGTTCTGCACAGGGACACTGTCCCGGCCTGA
- the pta gene encoding phosphate acetyltransferase, with protein sequence MTPGSGKSLISLGLADMLGRHADRVGFFRPIVEGEDPAQDPMVELMQRRFNLGPATCRGGLTRAQLRALLVAGERGEVDARCLAVYSEIAANCDVVIVEGTDLSGHDVALEFDLNARLANDLGTMVLAVVNAQESSAAETADAVDVARRQLADAKCDLLAVMVNRAAPSDVEAVTAAIRPGHSGRPVYVIPEQSEISQPSIAEVQNALQARQIAGSSSLERDVAEVKVAAMTVANFIPQLSDGTLVIVPADRADVMVATLASSFSSDFPVASGMILTGGIDVEPAILGLLASAPFPVFEVGMDTYTTARRVSRVRGEISSGNRRKVAAALGTWSRHVDEAELLERLVLPRPATTTPLRFLNELIVRARASRQRIVLPEGLDLRVLQAAEILSRRDVCALTVLGPEGQIRELAASEGIDLSNINLINPATSGLREEFAREYATLRKHKGVSLEDAHERMLHGAYFGTMMVKLGRMDGMVSGAAHTTANTIRPALEFIRTKEGVKIVSSVFLMLLEDRVLVYGDCAVNPDPDAEQLADIALASAATAQQFGVTPRVAMLSYSTGSSGTGGSVERVRKATDLVRRARPDLPVEGPIQYDAAVDASVAASKAPGSSVAGQATVFIFPDLNTGNNTYKAVQQSAGAVAVGPILQGLRKPVNDLSRGCTVEDIVNTVAITAVQAQED encoded by the coding sequence ATGACGCCCGGATCCGGCAAATCCCTCATCAGCCTTGGACTGGCCGACATGCTGGGCCGGCATGCAGACCGGGTGGGCTTCTTCCGGCCCATCGTGGAGGGGGAGGATCCGGCACAGGATCCCATGGTGGAGCTGATGCAGCGCCGCTTCAATCTGGGTCCTGCCACGTGCCGGGGAGGCCTGACCCGCGCACAGCTGCGGGCACTGCTGGTCGCCGGGGAGCGCGGGGAGGTTGATGCCCGGTGCCTGGCCGTCTACAGCGAGATCGCCGCGAACTGCGACGTCGTCATTGTCGAAGGCACCGATCTGTCCGGGCACGACGTCGCCCTGGAGTTCGATCTCAACGCCCGGCTGGCCAATGACCTCGGCACCATGGTGCTGGCCGTCGTGAACGCCCAGGAAAGCAGCGCGGCGGAAACTGCTGACGCGGTGGACGTGGCCCGCCGCCAGCTCGCCGACGCCAAATGCGACCTGCTGGCAGTGATGGTCAACCGTGCGGCGCCGTCCGACGTCGAGGCCGTCACCGCGGCCATCCGCCCCGGCCATAGCGGGCGGCCCGTCTATGTCATCCCCGAGCAGAGCGAAATTTCCCAGCCGTCCATCGCCGAGGTGCAGAATGCCCTGCAGGCCCGGCAGATTGCGGGCAGTTCCTCCCTGGAACGCGATGTCGCCGAGGTCAAGGTGGCCGCCATGACGGTGGCAAACTTCATCCCGCAGCTCTCGGACGGGACCCTGGTGATCGTTCCTGCCGACCGCGCCGACGTTATGGTTGCCACCCTGGCGTCCTCCTTCTCCTCCGACTTTCCCGTCGCCAGCGGCATGATCCTCACCGGTGGCATTGACGTGGAGCCTGCCATCCTGGGGCTGCTGGCGTCGGCACCCTTTCCCGTCTTCGAGGTCGGGATGGACACCTATACCACCGCGCGCCGGGTCAGCCGGGTCCGCGGCGAGATTTCCAGCGGCAACCGGCGGAAGGTGGCAGCTGCCCTGGGCACCTGGTCCCGGCATGTCGACGAGGCCGAACTGCTGGAACGCCTGGTCCTCCCCCGCCCGGCCACCACCACTCCGCTGCGGTTCCTCAATGAGCTCATTGTGCGTGCCCGCGCCAGCCGGCAGCGGATTGTGCTTCCGGAAGGACTGGACCTGCGGGTGCTGCAGGCCGCGGAGATCCTGAGCCGCCGCGATGTCTGCGCGCTCACGGTACTGGGACCCGAGGGCCAGATCCGCGAACTGGCAGCCAGCGAAGGCATCGATCTGTCCAACATCAACCTCATCAACCCGGCCACCAGCGGGCTCCGGGAGGAATTCGCCCGCGAGTACGCCACCCTGCGTAAGCACAAGGGCGTCTCCCTGGAGGACGCCCACGAACGTATGCTTCACGGGGCATACTTCGGTACCATGATGGTTAAGCTGGGCCGGATGGACGGCATGGTGTCCGGGGCTGCCCACACCACGGCGAACACCATCCGGCCCGCACTGGAGTTCATCCGGACAAAGGAGGGCGTCAAGATCGTCTCCTCGGTGTTCCTGATGCTGCTGGAGGACCGCGTCCTGGTCTACGGCGACTGCGCGGTGAACCCGGACCCGGATGCCGAGCAGCTCGCCGACATTGCCCTGGCCTCCGCCGCCACTGCGCAGCAGTTCGGCGTCACGCCGCGGGTCGCCATGCTCTCCTACTCCACCGGCTCCTCGGGGACGGGCGGTTCCGTGGAGCGCGTGCGGAAGGCCACCGACCTGGTCCGCCGCGCCCGCCCGGACCTTCCGGTGGAAGGACCCATCCAGTACGACGCCGCCGTCGACGCCTCCGTGGCCGCCTCCAAGGCTCCCGGCTCCTCCGTGGCGGGGCAGGCCACGGTGTTCATCTTCCCGGACCTGAATACCGGCAACAACACCTACAAGGCCGTGCAGCAGTCCGCCGGAGCAGTGGCCGTGGGCCCGATCCTGCAGGGCCTGCGCAAACCGGTCAACGATCTCAGCCGCGGCTGCACCGTTGAAGACATCGTGAACACCGTGGCCATCACCGCGGTGCAGGCTCAGGAGGATTAA
- a CDS encoding spermidine synthase has translation MGRKRPGKDPVEAVAGTGPVAGTYPIDTGTCELVPDSFNPDGWILMINGVHSSHIDLADPRHLDFEYMRWIAALVESRWRPDASLRALHLGAAACSLARYLAAVYPGARQVAVELDGRLAELVRGWFDLPRAPLLRLRVGEARAVTETLHEDSRDLVIRDVFAGAKTPVPLTTAEFTAHVIRVLAPGGIYVVNCGDTPDLRGARAEAATICAAFEYTAAIADPAMLKGRRYGNIILAGSDTPFAEDPSLPRTLLGGAVPAHLWDDAKVRSFAAGSRPLHDGPGEEQPDRQGLSTRPL, from the coding sequence ATGGGACGCAAGCGCCCCGGCAAGGACCCGGTGGAAGCAGTTGCCGGCACCGGCCCGGTGGCCGGCACTTATCCCATTGACACCGGAACCTGCGAACTCGTTCCGGACTCGTTCAACCCGGACGGCTGGATCCTGATGATCAACGGGGTGCACAGCTCGCATATCGACCTGGCCGACCCCCGCCATCTGGACTTTGAATACATGCGCTGGATCGCCGCCCTGGTGGAATCGCGCTGGCGTCCGGACGCGTCACTGCGTGCCCTGCACCTGGGCGCCGCAGCGTGTTCGCTGGCCCGTTACCTCGCGGCCGTCTATCCCGGTGCCCGCCAGGTGGCCGTCGAACTGGACGGCCGGCTCGCCGAACTGGTCCGCGGCTGGTTTGACCTGCCCCGGGCACCCCTGCTGCGGCTGCGGGTGGGGGAGGCGCGTGCCGTCACCGAAACCCTGCACGAGGACAGCCGCGATCTGGTGATCCGTGACGTCTTCGCCGGCGCCAAGACACCCGTCCCCCTGACGACGGCGGAATTCACCGCCCACGTGATCCGCGTGCTGGCACCGGGCGGCATTTACGTGGTCAACTGCGGTGACACTCCGGACCTGCGCGGTGCGCGGGCCGAAGCGGCAACCATCTGTGCGGCCTTCGAGTACACCGCCGCGATCGCCGATCCCGCGATGCTCAAGGGCCGCCGCTACGGCAACATCATCCTGGCCGGCAGCGACACCCCGTTCGCGGAGGATCCGTCCCTGCCCCGCACCCTGCTGGGCGGAGCGGTGCCGGCCCATCTTTGGGATGACGCAAAAGTGCGCAGCTTCGCGGCAGGTTCCCGCCCGCTGCATGATGGTCCCGGTGAGGAGCAGCCGGACCGGCAGGGGCTTTCCACGCGTCCCCTGTAA
- a CDS encoding O-methyltransferase, producing the protein MTAQWERVEEYLGNRLVQPDDDLNAIVAATVAAGLPAIEVSAAQGKFLMLLARIAGARRILEIGTLGGFSTAWLARALPDDGELVTCEYEPRHAEVARANLAAAGLLDRVSIRVGAALDTLPDLMDAEPFDLFFIDADKVNNPAYLDWAVKLSRPGSVIVVDNVVRGGSILDPDGDEAVQGTRAAVDILGSHPRLDATALQTVGAKGWDGFALALVL; encoded by the coding sequence ATGACGGCGCAGTGGGAACGGGTCGAAGAGTACCTGGGGAACCGGCTGGTGCAGCCGGATGACGACCTGAACGCCATCGTGGCCGCGACCGTCGCCGCAGGACTGCCCGCCATCGAAGTGTCCGCGGCGCAGGGGAAGTTCCTCATGCTCCTTGCCCGCATCGCCGGCGCGCGGCGGATCCTGGAGATCGGCACCCTGGGCGGGTTCAGTACGGCCTGGCTGGCCCGGGCCCTGCCCGACGACGGCGAGCTGGTGACCTGCGAATACGAGCCGCGCCATGCGGAGGTGGCCAGGGCCAACCTGGCTGCGGCCGGGCTCCTGGACCGCGTCAGCATCCGGGTGGGCGCGGCGCTGGACACCCTGCCGGACCTCATGGACGCGGAACCGTTCGACCTGTTCTTCATCGACGCGGATAAGGTCAACAACCCGGCCTACCTGGACTGGGCGGTGAAGCTCTCCCGGCCGGGGAGTGTGATTGTGGTGGACAACGTGGTCCGCGGCGGCAGCATCCTGGACCCGGACGGCGACGAGGCGGTGCAGGGCACCCGTGCCGCCGTGGACATCCTGGGCTCACATCCGCGTCTGGACGCCACGGCGCTCCAGACCGTGGGGGCCAAGGGATGGGACGGGTTCGCGCTCGCACTGGTGCTGTGA
- a CDS encoding thiamine-binding protein, protein MLVAFSVAPSGTGPAGGPSADASVHNAVAAAVRIVRESGLPNSTDAMFTTLEGEWDEVMDVIRRATEAVGQYGSRVSLVLKADIRPGHTGELTAKVERLEKALGDLDEYNGHA, encoded by the coding sequence ATGCTTGTAGCCTTCTCAGTCGCCCCCTCCGGCACCGGTCCCGCCGGCGGACCGTCCGCCGACGCCTCGGTGCACAACGCCGTGGCGGCCGCCGTTCGAATCGTCCGTGAATCCGGCCTGCCGAATTCCACCGATGCCATGTTCACCACCCTCGAGGGCGAGTGGGACGAGGTGATGGACGTGATCCGCCGGGCTACGGAGGCCGTCGGCCAGTACGGCAGCCGCGTTTCGCTGGTACTCAAGGCGGACATCCGGCCCGGGCACACCGGCGAGCTGACCGCCAAGGTGGAACGGCTGGAAAAGGCACTGGGCGACCTCGACGAGTACAACGGGCACGCTTAG
- a CDS encoding metallophosphoesterase family protein — protein MATQLLLLSDTHLPKRAKVLPEVLWADIEAADIVVHAGDWVNEELLDELQSRSRQLIACYGNNDGAALRSRLPLVARAVVEEVRLAVVHETGSALKREARMDVQFPDTDLLVFGHSHIPWDSVTPAGMRLLNPGSPTDRRRQPFCTYLRLEIDGKTVTPDLRRLPPRENGRS, from the coding sequence ATGGCCACTCAACTCCTGCTGCTCTCGGACACCCACCTGCCCAAGCGGGCCAAGGTGCTGCCCGAGGTCCTGTGGGCGGACATCGAAGCCGCCGACATTGTGGTGCATGCCGGCGACTGGGTGAATGAGGAACTGCTGGACGAGCTCCAGTCCCGCTCGCGGCAGCTGATTGCCTGTTACGGCAACAACGACGGCGCCGCGCTGCGGTCCCGGCTGCCACTGGTGGCCCGGGCCGTGGTCGAGGAGGTGCGGCTCGCCGTCGTGCATGAGACCGGTTCTGCGCTGAAACGTGAAGCACGCATGGATGTCCAGTTCCCGGACACGGACCTGCTGGTCTTCGGGCACAGCCACATCCCCTGGGATTCCGTGACACCGGCCGGAATGCGGCTGCTGAACCCCGGGTCCCCCACGGACCGCCGGCGCCAGCCGTTCTGCACCTACCTGCGCCTGGAGATTGACGGGAAAACAGTAACGCCCGATCTCCGGCGGCTTCCACCGCGGGAGAACGGGCGTTCCTGA
- a CDS encoding GNAT family N-acetyltransferase has translation MSFSIRRASPGDAEDFVSVHLQSWRESYAHVLGEDVFQRREADRSAAVEHRRAALAEQAADPAIRNWLAHSEDGRLLGFASAGPARDSDVDVALELWSIYILAEAYGKGVGQALLEHAVETEPAYVWVLEDNARAQSFYRRNGFVADGTSKDLPQVWAGTGMVEIRMVRH, from the coding sequence ATGAGCTTTAGCATCCGGCGCGCTTCCCCCGGCGACGCCGAGGATTTTGTGTCCGTCCACCTGCAGTCCTGGCGGGAGAGTTACGCCCATGTGCTGGGCGAGGACGTGTTCCAGCGCCGGGAAGCGGACCGCAGCGCCGCCGTCGAACACCGGCGGGCCGCCCTGGCCGAACAGGCAGCGGACCCGGCCATCCGGAACTGGCTGGCCCACTCAGAGGACGGCCGGCTCCTTGGTTTCGCCTCCGCCGGCCCGGCAAGGGACAGCGACGTGGACGTGGCGCTGGAACTCTGGTCCATCTACATCCTGGCCGAAGCGTACGGAAAAGGAGTTGGCCAGGCGCTCCTGGAGCATGCCGTGGAGACGGAACCCGCCTACGTCTGGGTGCTGGAGGACAATGCCCGCGCCCAGTCCTTCTACCGCCGCAACGGTTTCGTTGCCGACGGGACGTCCAAGGACCTGCCGCAGGTCTGGGCCGGCACCGGCATGGTGGAAATCCGGATGGTGAGGCACTGA
- a CDS encoding DoxX family protein — protein MNRQTLSAVAMAALLATSAVNHFRNPRFYNAVVPRSISTDTEGKYGVLTRRQWTHVSGVIEVAAAAGLLLPATRRLAATGTAAMYVAFISGHITALQRAFGPRGGNKEKLIHSLRLPLQLPLILWAWNLRK, from the coding sequence ATGAACCGACAGACGCTCTCAGCGGTGGCCATGGCGGCCCTGCTGGCCACCAGCGCCGTCAACCACTTCCGCAACCCGCGCTTTTACAACGCGGTGGTTCCGCGCAGCATCAGCACCGATACCGAAGGGAAATACGGTGTGCTGACCCGGCGGCAGTGGACGCACGTCAGCGGAGTCATTGAGGTTGCGGCCGCGGCCGGACTGCTGCTGCCGGCCACCCGCCGGCTGGCGGCAACGGGTACCGCGGCCATGTACGTGGCTTTCATCTCGGGGCACATTACTGCACTGCAGCGCGCCTTCGGTCCCCGCGGCGGGAACAAGGAGAAGCTGATCCACAGCCTGCGGCTGCCGCTTCAGCTGCCGCTGATCCTCTGGGCGTGGAACCTGCGGAAATAG
- a CDS encoding zinc-dependent alcohol dehydrogenase: MKAVTWQGKNSVSVEQVPDPTIQEPTDAIIRVTSTAVCGSDLHLYGVLMPYMKEGDILGHETMGIVEEVGSAVTSLKKGDRVVIPFQIACGSCYMCRQGLQTQCEVTQVREKGSGAALFGFSELYGSVPGGQAEYLRVPLADYNPIKVGSELPDHRYLFLSDILPTAWQGVQYANVPDGGTLAVYGLGPVGQFAARIGTHLGYRVIGVEPVPERRALAAQYGVEVLDLHKDVADELREMTDGRGPDSVVDAVGMEAHGSPAGKAAQTVVGLLPDKLAQKAMETAGTDRLSALHGALDAVRRGGTVSLSGVYGGTADPMNLMAMFDKQLNLRMGQCNVKRWTDDLMPLVEDSADPLGVTNLVTHQAGLEDAPELYRKFQKKEDGCIKVVFQPGIQN, encoded by the coding sequence GTGAAAGCAGTTACATGGCAGGGAAAAAACTCCGTAAGCGTGGAGCAAGTACCTGATCCCACCATCCAGGAACCCACCGACGCCATCATCCGCGTCACCTCCACGGCCGTCTGCGGCTCGGACCTTCACCTGTACGGCGTCCTGATGCCGTACATGAAGGAAGGCGACATCCTCGGCCACGAGACCATGGGCATCGTCGAAGAGGTCGGCTCGGCCGTCACCAGCCTGAAGAAGGGTGACCGTGTGGTCATTCCCTTCCAGATCGCCTGCGGCAGCTGCTACATGTGCCGCCAGGGCCTGCAGACCCAGTGCGAGGTCACCCAGGTCCGCGAAAAGGGCTCCGGCGCCGCGCTCTTCGGCTTCTCCGAGCTGTACGGCTCCGTTCCCGGCGGCCAGGCCGAGTACCTGCGGGTTCCGCTGGCCGACTACAACCCCATCAAGGTTGGCTCCGAACTCCCGGATCACCGCTACCTGTTCCTCTCCGACATCCTGCCCACCGCCTGGCAGGGCGTGCAGTACGCCAACGTGCCCGACGGCGGCACACTCGCCGTCTACGGCCTGGGGCCGGTGGGCCAGTTCGCTGCCCGCATCGGCACCCACCTCGGTTACCGCGTGATCGGCGTGGAGCCGGTTCCGGAGCGCCGGGCCCTCGCTGCGCAGTACGGCGTCGAGGTGCTGGACCTGCACAAGGACGTCGCGGACGAGCTGCGTGAAATGACCGACGGCCGCGGCCCGGACTCGGTCGTGGACGCCGTCGGCATGGAAGCCCATGGCTCCCCCGCTGGCAAGGCCGCCCAGACCGTCGTCGGCCTGCTCCCGGACAAGCTGGCCCAGAAGGCCATGGAAACCGCCGGCACGGACCGCCTTTCCGCCCTGCACGGAGCACTCGACGCCGTCCGCCGCGGGGGCACCGTGTCCCTGAGCGGCGTTTACGGCGGCACGGCCGACCCGATGAACCTGATGGCCATGTTCGACAAGCAGCTGAACCTGCGCATGGGACAGTGCAACGTCAAGCGTTGGACCGATGACCTGATGCCGCTGGTCGAGGATTCCGCCGATCCGCTGGGCGTGACCAACCTGGTGACCCACCAGGCCGGCCTCGAGGACGCACCGGAGCTGTACCGGAAGTTCCAGAAGAAGGAAGACGGCTGCATCAAGGTCGTGTTCCAGCCCGGCATCCAGAACTAA